CGGTAACACTAAGGCCTACTAGTTAAagctgtatttactaacatgaacaaataatgaactatacatttattacagtatttattcatctttgttaacgttagttgaGAGAAATGGAGTTGTTCATTGTGGTGCAACAATGCACTGAGGTatgaatttaattcacatttattcTCAACACGAGCTTTAGCCAGCTTTACTGAAGTACAGCACAATGTAAATGTGTATAGAGAAATCGAACGAATCTAACGTTCGAtcaagattgtgttgttttatgtcacaaatgaggactcttgactgcaaaacAACCCACCGTTAGTACAAAGTAACCCAACCTAACCCACTTTGCTgcctattaatatttattattacttatattggcctcacggtggcgcagtgggtagcacaatcaccaagaaggtcgctggttcgagcctcagctgtgtcagttattggcatttctgtgtggagtttgcatgttctccccatgttcgtatgggtgtcctctgggtgctctgatttccgagtgtgtatgggagtttccaagtgatgggttgcggcaagggcatcggctgtgtaaaacatatactggataagttggcggtttattccactgtggtgaccctagattaataaaaggactaaaccgaaatgaaatgtattcatatttattattttgtaaattataatCATCCATAATATGTACTTCACAAGTATTAttaacagccaatatcttaataataggtaaTAAAACACTCGTTTATAGTGAGAACTgctacttacactgtaaaaagtgctaccGTAATTCCTGAATTGTGAGTTAAGTACCAACAAAACCATATCAAACATTCAGTCAAAGAACTTAGACTGTAAAAATTTacataaattagcatatttttgttttttaattttccccatttatttctgaattgcattatgggatcttgatctttcttccatcattttttaaccttaaaaagtacGAAAAAGTTGACTTTTATGAGCATttttaatagtgtgcagtgccatattgtctgtgttggtgttgtgtattacgctacaaacaccttataataaactgcatcacgttttctgttattttacatgcttatttctctagatattacaACTTATACATTGTATTAGCATTTAAAACTACTAATATGtcgataaaagtcactttgttaaactgtagagttgcattttcagcatcaaaagtcggcagagcagagatcaacatcccataatgcaattcacaacagtaaataaacccaaaacacaaaTGGAAACTGCTAATTAACATGTATATTTATGCAGTgtactgtttaaaataaaaagagcGAGTCTTTCTTGATCGCACACAGTATATATTCCCACACTGCGTTCATGTTTAGAAACAAAATGTTTATGTGGCTAACACATTAACATGCATGCGACCACAAGAGTCATAACAGCACAAGATCTGCATGGCATTTATGAGTGCTGTGAGAAAGCCGTAACATTTGCAaaggtttttttattatattgcatGGGTGATTTGCATAATTATAGGTCATGCTCTCAGgtaaatacagtacaaatatatgctgtttgaatatatatatgtacaaatgTACACTCAGAGTACTTTAGATTATAGTGGGTTTAAACTGGATGCAGATGGAAGCAGATAAAAGACAATGCTAAAATAAAcagtacaataaaattaaaaaatcaattaaaagaaaagaaaagtagaTATGATTTGccaaatgcatattataaactaaaatttacaataaactattaaataaaaaatacaaatataataacataaattgTACTCATTGccaaatgcatattataaattaaaaattacagCAAACTAttacataaaaaacacaaataaaatgtaaaataataataaatacatataattaatgaataattgtaAATACATAAGCAGTTCATATCAAATGCATACAAATATAATGATGTATACTTCTGATTGATTATAGAAATATGGTAAATGAACCAACAATATGAACCACTAAAGATTGACCTGCAATGGGGACaagcttttattaaaataaaatagaataaaataataaaaatagaggatattttattacttataaaaggatattttattattaataataatgaggatttattcattcattcgttttcttttcagcttagtccctttattaatctggggtcaccacagcggaatgaaccgccaacttatccagcatatgttttacacagtggaagtCCTTCTAgccgtaacccatcactgggaaacgctcatacacacttattcacacacatacactaaggacaatttagcttagccaattcccctatagcgcatgtgtttggactgtgggggaaatcggagcacctgcaggaaaaccacgtaaacacgaggagaacatgcaatctccatacagaaatgccggggctcggaccagcaaccttcttgctgtgaagtgatcatgctacccactgcaccaccgtgacgcatATAGaggatatatatacataaattattttattttactttaattttgtatttttattttattgttattttatttcattttatttgactttatttatttatttatttatttgtattttttgtgttattttattttattttattttatttgagttattttattttattttacttaattttatttatttttttagtattttatgtgttattttattttattttattttagtaattattttagttattttattttatttgactttattttattcatttatttttttgtttttttgtgttattttatttttatttttgtaatttttgagttgttttattttattttatttaactttaccttattttattttattttagttattttttgtgttattttattttatttttttattttatttgactttacattattttattttatttaagtaattttttgtgttattttattttattttattttattttattttattttattttattttattttattttattttattttattttattttattttattttattttattttattttattttattttatacaaattaaaaacaatctCCAGTCAACAAAAATGCACTGCAACTAAACTGTTAGTGGTtcatatttttggtttatttaacaTCTATGGTCAGACCTACACACCAGTATATTAAATTCCATTTCTTAAATTTTTATGCATCCACttgacatctctctctctctctctctctctctctctctctctctctctctctctctctctctctctctctctctctctctctctctctctctctctcccataatatataatataataatatataatatctctctaatatattatatatatattctttctaTAAACAGTAAGCAGTTTTTTCTATAGACAAATCATTAACAAGTTTAACACTAAATACTTTCAAACAGTTTGAAAACCATTGATACAGTAAATGCTACCGCAGATATTCGGTATTTACCAACACAGGCTCagtgtgaaaacgtaccccctatacatttcaggagagcgcgaattatgtagccagaggtacgtatggctgcatttcatctttaaaacaaacgcaacagggcggtatgatgccgcaaacagcttctgtttcttttcacactaccagctgactgcttatctccatgtggacggcttttccattgTTACCATCTTGCCCAGTAGCTCGAcacgtacgtcggcggacttgagatgcagaaaggacttgaccatgacaatggggtttgagtctggtgaagaaaggttccagaaagcaggtaaaacaaatacaaaagctaaaaaataaaataaataagtaaataacagggtgagaatgtggtaaactcTGAAAATGCAGTATAAGTCAGGCAgctgcaagggcttttctttttctggattgcttttgaaaacactgttagttgggtttagagaagtgagtGGGTGTGGTCGGTCGGTCaattagtcagtcgacagcggcctctggtggattcacatgagaacagcaggcaggaatggcacttgcgagagaaatttgagatctgaaaaagcatacacagcggcttctggtggatttacgtgagaacagcaggcacgaatgacactcgcgagagaaatttgagatctgaaaaagcatacacagcggcttctggtggatttacgtgagaacagcaggcacgaatgacactcgcgagagaaatttgagatctgaaaaagcgtacacagcggcctctagtggatttacgtgagaacagcaggcaggaatggcacttgcgagagaaatttgagatctgaaaaagcgtacacagcggcctctggtggatttgcgtgagaacagcaggcaggaatggcactcgcgagagaaatttgagatctgaaaaagcgtacacagcgccctctggtggatttacgtgagaacagcaggcacgaatggctctcgcgagagaaatttgagatctgaaaaagcgtacacagcggcctctggtggatttgcgtgagaacagcaggcaggaatggcactcgcgagagaaatttgagatctgaaaaagtgtacactgctgcctctggtggatttacgtgagaacagcaggcacgaatgacactcgcgagagaaatttgagatctgaaaaagcgtacacagcgccctctggtggatttacgtgagaacagcaggcacgaatggcactcgcaagagaaatttgagatctgaaaaagcgtacacagcgccctctggtggattcgtgaaaacataaactgcaaaaaaatgtacctcctggaacgtatttcgcgctctccagaaatgtacacaggggtacgtatcaataatgagcctcgGTTGGTATTTTTACACATATGTATTCAGTatttacacactcaaacacacttacACCACCAGAGACACAGCAGTTCATTCTGCATTGCTATTATTACTGCAATTCAGTGACACATGCCCAAAGTTTGACCGGAAGTATTCATCATTTAAAACTAAACCAATCTAGGGATCTATTgtgtccctttttacaagatgtcaaatatgtttgtgagtctgtgtgtgaagtttcagctcaaaataccacaccaataatgtgttataactctctgaaacagaCCCTTTTAGGCTTGGAGCCGAATTACAGAGTtttgatgactgtcgctttaaattcaaatgagattatgctcttttctgaagagggcggagctataaatgcctgtgtgtcagcatagtggcagattcaaatacATGTCTAACGCTATCAGTGTGAGCATCAGTGAGTGAGAGTGTGATTATGAGAGTGAGAGTTGACATtatcagcagctcaaacactctaatggctaatggacagacggctgcttctcactcagggctgttaaTGCAAACGAAGCAGAGATGgtgactagtgggcggggcttttttcctctgatgacacgtacaaagggagattCAGTTTCTACACCACATAGCTTACGTattaaaagtgatttctgcataacagGTCATCTTTAAAGAGTCAAATCTCCGTCAGAGAGCGGTTGATGCTGATTCTCCTCCTGTTTAAAGCGTACATGTTTTTAAACTTGCCCTGAATGGCGCAGAGTAAGGTTTTCCTGTACGCACCAGACAGGAAATAGTATATAATAGGGTCTAGACAGCTGTTTAAAGTGGACAACAGCAAAGTGCTCTCATTTAACATATGCAGCAACTGCTGACTCGGCAGATCCGCGATCACGTTCAGCTGAGCCAGAACGTACGGTATCCGCACAGCATGATACGGCAGAAAACAAACCGTGAATATGGCCGGAACCAAAAAAGTCTTGATCATAACTCGCTTTTTAGCCTTCAGATCGCCGTTCCCCAAAGACATACCCTTGAGTTTGTGAATGATCTTGATGTAGAAACTAATAAACACGATGTAGAAGACGATGAAGACGACGACTGTTGTTATATTCACACCTCCGGCGACAATCCCCTTGCTGTGGAAGTGAAAGCAAATATTATCGCAGGCATGCTTCTGTCCACTGCCAATCAAAAACGGGATCATTCCTAAAATTAGCAACACCCAAACACCGTAGCTTGCTTTTTGGCTCCAGCTTCTCTTCTGGATGCTGAAAACCCACACAGGTTTGATGATTTTCAGGTAGCGGTCCAGGCTGATGAGGCTGAGGAAGAGGATGCTGGAGTACATGTTGAGGTAGAATAAGATGCCCACCGCCTTGCAGACGTTAAACGGTCCTGGTGTGTTGTGGTAATAGACACGCAGGGGTAAACACAGCACTAGCAGGGTATCCGCCAGCGCTAGATGTCGCATGTATACCGCCATGGAGGATTCCGTGTGCCGGCGTAGGAAGAAGATGTAGAGCGTTATGGTGTTGCAGAGCAGACCCACACAGCAGATGGTGATGTAGCCGATGGGTAAAAATGGAGACAGCATGCCATCCTGGATCATGCAGGATTGGTTGCTGCTTAAATTGCCCTGCGGAGACATTGGGATGCTTGAAAAGTACTTCTTAAAATCTGTTCACTGGTCGGGATGGGATACCTGAAGAAGAAAAACGGGTTGgagtttacactgtaaaataatgcagggttccacagaaattggtttgtgttgagacaacatgaaggaattaggttagcttataaatttgtacaaatttaagggGATTGAGCGTAAAACAATTAGGTTTCAAAATACCtcaaggattgtgttgtttcagctcagtttaaCGTAAATGAgtggtttgaacaaacagaaattacattgtaaaaattgattagttgacttgacttaaaaaagtgagtaaatctgttgtaaCATCGAacatttaagttgatttaacttaatttttataattatgctcatagttcatttacttataaattttaAAGCAGCAggtgtactcactttttaagtaaagtcaactaatcgctttaaaagcagcaggtttactcacttatttgagTAAaggcaactaatcgctttaaaagcaacaggtttcctcgctttttaagtaaagtcaactaatcgctttaaaagcaacaggtttactcatttattttaagtaaagtcaattaatcgctttaaaagcaacaggtttactcatttattttaagtaaagtcaattaatcgctttaaaagcaacaggtttactcacttattttaagtaaagtcaattaatcgctttaaaagcaacaggtttcctcgctttttaagtaaagtcaactaatcgctttaaaagcaacaggtttactcatttattttaagtaaagtcaattaatcgctttaaaagcaacaggtttcctcgctttttaagtaaagtcaactaatcgctttaaaagcaacaggtttactcatttattttaagtaaagtcaactaatcactttaaaagcagcaggtttactcacttattttaaggtaaagtcaactaatcgcttttaaagtagCGGGTTTACTCTCTttcttaagtcaactaatcgcttttaaagtaaCAAGTcttctcactttttaaaagtaaagtcaactaatcgctttaaaagcagcaggtttactcacttatttgagtaaagtcaactaatcgctttaaaagcagcaggtttactcatttattttaaggtaaagtcaactaatcgcttttaaagtagCGGGTTTACTCTCTttcttaagtcaactaatcgctttaaaagccacAAGTCTACTCTcttttttgagtaaagtcaacttaacACTTTAAAAGCTgcaggtttactctcttttttaaataaagtcatctaattgccttaaaagaaacaggtttactcactttttaaagtaaagtcaactaattgctttaaaagcagcacatttactcacttattttaagtaaagtcaaccaactattttttacagtgtgtaatttttttttaatgctgggttccacacagtcgatttgtgtcaggacaacatgaaggaattaacttgaagtgggttgaacataaaacaattaagttgtcccttcaaaaaactcaagaattgtgttgtttttacataagtaatttgaacaaacagcagatgcactgtaaaaagggTTTAgtaactttacttaaaaagtgagtaaacccattgtaacttcgaacatttaagttgatttaacttaattgtGCCCATGGTTCATTTACCTACACATTTTAAGGCaaggggtttactcacttttataaggaaaggcaactaataattttttacagcgtgatgttgttgttgttttgagtgcGCTGTAAataaagctgggttccacacaatcggttTCAGTTGGGACAACACGAAGGACTTAAGTTGTCATATTAGtttctttttacaaatttaagtaaattgaacaatAACAATTAAGTTGAGTTCATTTACTTAcaacttttaagg
The sequence above is drawn from the Danio aesculapii chromosome 21, fDanAes4.1, whole genome shotgun sequence genome and encodes:
- the gpr34l gene encoding G protein-coupled receptor 34 like codes for the protein MSPQGNLSSNQSCMIQDGMLSPFLPIGYITICCVGLLCNTITLYIFFLRRHTESSMAVYMRHLALADTLLVLCLPLRVYYHNTPGPFNVCKAVGILFYLNMYSSILFLSLISLDRYLKIIKPVWVFSIQKRSWSQKASYGVWVLLILGMIPFLIGSGQKHACDNICFHFHSKGIVAGGVNITTVVVFIVFYIVFISFYIKIIHKLKGMSLGNGDLKAKKRVMIKTFLVPAIFTVCFLPYHAVRIPYVLAQLNVIADLPSQQLLHMLNESTLLLSTLNSCLDPIIYYFLSGAYRKTLLCAIQGKFKNMYALNRRRISINRSLTEI